In Arthrobacter sp. UKPF54-2, the following are encoded in one genomic region:
- a CDS encoding ABC transporter permease — MTRLETPALTGPGRRAAGLPADSASRAGLPANGWARLLLGLLIPAAVLAAWQLSTAAGVFSVVQLPPPAMVLEAGLDLLQRGQLGQHIAISTQRVLIGFAAGAALGLVFGSLVGLSRFADALLAPTIGALRAVPSLAWVPLLILWMKIGEDSKITLILIGAFFPVFTTVSLALRHVDRNLVEAARAFGLKGVKLLTTVQLPAVVPAVFSGLRLALAQAWLFLVAAELIASSMGLGFLLTDSQNNGRTDRLLLAIVLLAVIGKITDALLGLAEKWAVKRWA; from the coding sequence ATGACGCGCCTCGAAACTCCCGCCCTCACCGGCCCCGGCCGGCGCGCCGCGGGCCTCCCTGCAGATTCGGCGTCCCGCGCGGGGCTCCCCGCCAACGGCTGGGCGCGCCTGCTCCTGGGACTGCTCATCCCCGCCGCGGTGCTGGCCGCCTGGCAACTTTCGACGGCGGCCGGCGTGTTCAGCGTGGTCCAGCTCCCGCCGCCGGCCATGGTGCTGGAGGCCGGCCTGGACCTGCTACAGCGCGGGCAACTCGGCCAGCACATCGCGATCTCCACCCAGCGGGTGCTGATCGGCTTCGCGGCCGGGGCGGCGCTGGGGCTGGTGTTTGGATCGCTGGTGGGCCTGTCCCGTTTCGCCGACGCCCTGCTCGCCCCGACCATTGGCGCCCTCCGGGCCGTCCCCTCGCTGGCGTGGGTGCCGCTGCTGATCCTCTGGATGAAGATCGGCGAGGATTCCAAGATCACCCTGATCCTGATCGGCGCGTTCTTCCCCGTTTTCACCACCGTCTCGCTGGCACTGCGTCACGTGGACCGGAACCTGGTGGAAGCGGCGCGCGCGTTCGGGCTCAAGGGGGTGAAGCTCCTGACCACGGTCCAGCTCCCCGCCGTGGTGCCGGCCGTGTTCTCCGGCCTGCGGCTGGCGCTGGCCCAGGCTTGGCTGTTCCTGGTGGCCGCCGAACTCATCGCCTCCTCGATGGGCCTGGGCTTCCTGCTCACGGACTCTCAGAACAACGGCCGTACGGACCGGCTCCTGCTGGCGATTGTGCTGCTGGCCGTGATCGGCAAGATCACCGATGCGCTGCTAGGCCTGGCCGAGAAGTGGGCGGTGAAACGATGGGCATAA
- a CDS encoding polysaccharide deacetylase family protein gives MTLGRRTALGFLGASMISALGACAAPDGPSSSTPETPAAANTAGSERPGSLRKPLLTDDAPARRPRARFTPDFKLPPVQNGLAPVITKIETKHPVVFLTIDDGVTKTPEMVRLLADYDYPASIFLTRNFVQDNPDFFKQFAAQGSLVENHTLSHNINMVTQMGYQQQLAEINGMQEYAQQHFGRRPTLFRPPGGAYSVAMRQAVAAAGMKAIVTWEAKSNTGHMDYQYGKALRPGDIVLMHFRPEFAADLAAFRAAQLAAGLEVVLLEDFLGVA, from the coding sequence GTGACCCTTGGGCGCAGGACCGCCCTCGGGTTCCTGGGCGCTTCGATGATATCGGCGTTGGGGGCCTGCGCGGCTCCCGACGGCCCGTCATCGTCGACGCCGGAAACGCCGGCTGCGGCGAATACTGCCGGGTCTGAGCGACCGGGCAGCCTGCGGAAGCCGCTCCTCACCGATGATGCCCCGGCCCGGCGCCCGCGTGCCCGGTTCACCCCTGACTTCAAGCTGCCGCCCGTGCAAAACGGGCTCGCACCCGTCATCACCAAGATTGAGACGAAGCATCCGGTGGTGTTCCTGACCATCGACGACGGCGTCACCAAGACCCCCGAGATGGTCCGGCTCCTGGCCGACTATGACTATCCGGCGTCGATCTTCCTGACCAGGAATTTCGTCCAGGACAATCCGGACTTTTTCAAGCAGTTCGCCGCCCAGGGCAGCCTGGTGGAAAACCATACGTTGAGCCACAACATCAACATGGTCACGCAGATGGGGTATCAACAGCAGCTCGCGGAAATCAACGGCATGCAGGAGTACGCCCAGCAGCACTTCGGACGCCGCCCCACCCTGTTCCGTCCGCCCGGCGGAGCCTATTCCGTCGCCATGCGGCAGGCGGTCGCGGCGGCGGGGATGAAGGCGATTGTCACGTGGGAGGCTAAATCCAATACCGGCCACATGGATTACCAGTACGGCAAGGCCCTGCGCCCGGGCGACATTGTGCTGATGCACTTCCGGCCCGAGTTTGCCGCCGACCTGGCCGCGTTCCGTGCCGCCCAGCTGGCCGCCGGCCTCGAGGTCGTCCTGCTTGAGGACTTCTTGGGCGTCGCCTGA
- a CDS encoding O-acetylhomoserine aminocarboxypropyltransferase/cysteine synthase family protein, with product MAERKFGFRTRALHAGGTPDAEHGARAVPIYQTTSFVFKDTQDAANLFALQKYGNIYSRIGNPTVAAFEERIASLEGGIGAVATSSGMAAEFITFAALTQSGDHIVAASQLYGGTVTQLDVTLRRFGVDTTFVAGTDPADYAAAVRDNTKAIFVEVVANPSSEVQDLAGLAKVAHDAGIPLVVDATLSTPYLVRPIEHGADIVIHSATKFLGGHGTTLGGVIVESGRFDWGNGKFPTMTEPVASYGNVSWWGNFGEYGFLTKLRCEQLRDIGPALSPQSAFQLLQGVETLPQRLDEHLKNAQAVAEWLEADERVAYVNYSGLPSHPHFERAQKYLPLGPGSVFSFGVKGGRAAGQKFIESLQLASHLANVGDSRTLVIHPGSTTHQQLSPEQLESAGVPEDLVRISIGLEDIEDILWDLDQALDAAADVTASDALSADTCTIGANA from the coding sequence ATGGCTGAGCGCAAGTTCGGGTTCCGCACCCGCGCCCTGCACGCCGGCGGCACCCCCGACGCCGAGCACGGCGCCCGTGCGGTGCCGATCTATCAGACCACCTCCTTCGTGTTCAAGGACACCCAGGACGCCGCCAACCTCTTCGCGCTGCAGAAGTACGGCAACATCTACTCCCGGATCGGCAACCCCACGGTCGCCGCCTTCGAGGAGCGCATCGCCTCCCTCGAGGGCGGCATCGGCGCGGTGGCCACGTCCTCGGGCATGGCCGCGGAGTTCATCACCTTCGCCGCGCTGACCCAGTCCGGCGACCACATCGTCGCGGCCTCCCAGCTCTACGGCGGCACGGTCACCCAGCTGGACGTCACGCTGCGCCGCTTCGGCGTGGACACCACGTTCGTGGCCGGCACCGACCCGGCGGACTACGCCGCGGCCGTCCGGGACAACACCAAGGCGATCTTCGTGGAGGTGGTGGCCAACCCGTCATCGGAGGTCCAGGACCTGGCGGGGCTGGCGAAGGTGGCGCACGACGCCGGCATCCCCCTGGTCGTCGATGCCACCTTGAGCACCCCGTACCTGGTCCGGCCGATCGAGCACGGGGCGGACATTGTGATCCACTCCGCCACGAAGTTCCTCGGCGGCCACGGCACCACCCTGGGCGGCGTGATCGTCGAGAGCGGCCGCTTCGACTGGGGCAACGGCAAGTTCCCCACAATGACCGAACCCGTGGCTTCCTACGGCAACGTCTCCTGGTGGGGCAACTTCGGCGAATACGGCTTCCTGACCAAACTGCGCTGCGAGCAACTGCGCGACATCGGGCCGGCGCTCTCCCCGCAGTCGGCGTTCCAGCTGCTGCAGGGCGTCGAAACCCTCCCGCAGCGCCTCGACGAACACCTGAAAAACGCCCAGGCCGTGGCCGAATGGCTGGAAGCGGACGAGCGTGTGGCGTATGTAAACTACTCCGGCCTGCCCTCGCACCCGCACTTCGAGCGGGCGCAGAAGTACCTGCCGCTCGGCCCCGGCTCGGTGTTCTCCTTCGGTGTGAAGGGCGGCAGGGCCGCGGGCCAGAAGTTCATCGAGTCCCTGCAACTGGCTTCACACCTGGCCAATGTCGGCGACTCCCGCACGCTGGTGATCCACCCCGGTTCCACCACGCACCAGCAGCTCAGCCCCGAACAGCTCGAGTCTGCCGGAGTCCCCGAGGACCTGGTCCGGATCTCGATCGGGCTCGAGGACATCGAGGACATCCTCTGGGACCTGGACCAGGCCCTGGACGCCGCGGCTGACGTAACAGCCTCGGATGCCCTGTCGGCCGACACCTGCACGATCGGAGCAAACGCATGA
- a CDS encoding CoA-binding protein — MSTQERTWTGPSAPERLALLRQAKSIAIVGASDKPSRASYFVATYLQSSTRYKVYFVNPVVKEILGEPTYASLADLPESPDIVDVFRKHEDLPGVLDEAVAAGAKTLWLQLGSWHEDVAKEAEAAGLDVVMDRCVKIEHARFHGGLHLAGFDTGVISSKRQVLA, encoded by the coding sequence ATGAGCACGCAAGAACGAACCTGGACCGGCCCCTCGGCGCCCGAACGGCTTGCCCTGCTGCGCCAAGCCAAGTCGATCGCGATCGTGGGCGCCTCGGACAAGCCCTCGCGTGCAAGCTACTTCGTGGCGACCTACCTGCAGTCCTCCACCCGCTACAAGGTGTACTTCGTGAACCCCGTGGTGAAGGAAATCCTGGGTGAACCGACCTACGCCTCGCTTGCGGACCTGCCGGAGAGCCCGGACATCGTGGACGTGTTCCGCAAGCACGAGGACCTTCCGGGTGTCCTCGACGAGGCCGTCGCAGCCGGCGCCAAGACACTGTGGCTGCAACTGGGCTCGTGGCACGAGGACGTCGCCAAGGAAGCCGAAGCGGCCGGGCTCGACGTCGTGATGGACCGCTGCGTGAAGATTGAGCATGCCCGGTTCCACGGCGGCCTGCACCTGGCTGGCTTCGACACCGGGGTGATCTCCTCCAAGCGCCAGGTCCTCGCCTAA
- a CDS encoding DUF1990 family protein: MSAPRIAGGELNYEGVGTTESGLLPEGSGGEVTQAYVGDGEAAYRRAVQGMLTWQLQKRAGLSVRAESDVVLPGTRVVSGFGVGPFRINAPCEVVWVRRPVPGGGPQSAGFGYGTLPGHPVRGEEAFEISLDENGLVLIKVTAFGVPANWFYAAGGAVTARARRLVTSRYLRSAQELAAGVN, encoded by the coding sequence ATGAGCGCCCCGCGGATCGCCGGCGGCGAGCTGAACTACGAAGGGGTCGGGACCACCGAAAGCGGGCTGCTGCCGGAAGGCAGCGGCGGCGAAGTCACCCAAGCCTACGTGGGCGACGGCGAGGCCGCCTACCGCCGCGCGGTGCAGGGAATGCTGACCTGGCAACTGCAGAAGCGGGCCGGGCTGAGCGTGCGTGCCGAGTCCGACGTCGTGCTCCCCGGGACGCGCGTGGTGAGCGGCTTCGGCGTCGGGCCGTTCCGGATCAACGCGCCCTGCGAGGTGGTCTGGGTGCGCCGTCCGGTCCCCGGCGGCGGGCCGCAGTCCGCCGGGTTCGGCTACGGGACGCTGCCGGGGCATCCGGTCCGCGGCGAGGAGGCATTCGAAATCTCGCTCGACGAAAACGGCCTGGTGCTGATCAAGGTCACCGCGTTCGGTGTGCCGGCCAACTGGTTCTATGCGGCCGGCGGGGCCGTCACCGCCCGGGCGCGCCGGCTGGTCACTTCCCGATACCTTAGGAGTGCACAGGAATTGGCCGCAGGTGTGAACTGA
- a CDS encoding CoA-binding protein, which yields MAHVNDTAVIERLLRTKGRWAIVGLTTNEWRAAYDTSLYIRDRLGMEIIPVNLPADPVHGEIGYAKLADIPAAKQPLDVVDCFVNSRRVGDVVDQAIAAGAKAVWLQLGVIDEAAASRAAAAGLDVVMNACPAQEAPRFGL from the coding sequence ATGGCCCACGTGAACGACACCGCAGTCATCGAACGGCTCCTGCGCACCAAGGGACGGTGGGCAATTGTCGGCCTGACCACCAACGAGTGGCGTGCCGCCTATGACACTTCCCTATACATCCGGGACCGGCTCGGCATGGAGATCATCCCGGTCAATCTTCCGGCCGACCCGGTCCACGGCGAGATTGGCTACGCCAAGCTGGCGGACATCCCGGCGGCGAAGCAGCCCCTCGACGTCGTGGACTGCTTCGTGAACTCCCGGAGGGTGGGGGACGTGGTGGACCAGGCCATCGCTGCCGGAGCGAAAGCCGTCTGGCTGCAGCTCGGTGTGATCGATGAGGCGGCCGCGTCCCGGGCCGCGGCGGCGGGCCTGGACGTTGTGATGAACGCCTGCCCGGCCCAGGAGGCGCCGCGCTTCGGCCTCTAA
- a CDS encoding putative quinol monooxygenase, with product MIFIVVKFKVKPDWSERWLGLVQEFMQATRQEPGNLWFDWSRSVEDPNEFVLVEAFKDDAAGDHVNSAHFKQAMADMPQALAETPRIISRQLDGEGWDRMGELTIA from the coding sequence GTGATCTTCATCGTCGTTAAATTCAAGGTCAAGCCCGACTGGTCCGAGCGCTGGCTCGGCCTCGTGCAGGAGTTCATGCAGGCCACCCGCCAGGAACCCGGCAACCTCTGGTTCGACTGGTCCCGCAGTGTGGAGGACCCGAACGAATTCGTCCTGGTCGAGGCCTTCAAGGACGACGCCGCCGGGGACCACGTCAACAGCGCCCACTTCAAGCAGGCCATGGCGGACATGCCCCAGGCGCTGGCCGAGACACCCCGGATCATCAGCCGCCAGCTCGACGGCGAAGGCTGGGACCGGATGGGCGAACTCACCATCGCCTAA
- the acs gene encoding acetate--CoA ligase: MGITLSDPAVRDPQTEAPQTEEERIAFWESAALRLDWEDVPGQDKPWHTAHRRIPADAAAGTGPQITWFDGGKLNVAYNCVDRHVAAGRGDKVALFFEGEPGDRRTVTYAELQREVAQAANALLELGISRGDRVVIYLPVIPETVVIALAAARIGAIHSLVFGGFSAEALKFRVEDTGAKLLVTTDGQFRRGAAVPVKANADAAVAGDNAIEHILVVNRTTPSGELDTVPMTAGRDVWWHDAVGRASEVHEAEAFDAETPLFIMYTSGTTGKPKGLVHTSGGYLTQASWSFEHLFSNPDPALRDADVHWCTADLAWVTAHTYELYGPLSNGATQVIFEGTPNTPHPGRHFEIIERYGVTQYYTAPTLVRSLMGWFPEGVPADYDLSSIRLLGTVGEAVNPEAWRWFRDNVGAGTAPVVDTWWQSETGATILSPAPTDTAFKPGCAARPLPGVGTRIVDAAGNTVPPGVQGFIVVDAPGPAIARTVWGNPRRYFDSYWRQYADQGWFLAGDGAKYDDDGDIWILGRVDDTLNVSGHLLSTIEIESALVSHPDVVEAGVCPVADPTTGHAIVAFVVLRESAATPDIHGALKAHVATAIGPIAKPRDVVVVPDVPKTRSGKIMRRLLTQLFEGTALGDTTSLQNEPSIADIQDVLRIRNTPEVRNTHD, encoded by the coding sequence ATGGGCATAACCCTCAGCGACCCCGCCGTGCGCGATCCGCAGACCGAGGCTCCGCAGACCGAGGAAGAACGCATCGCGTTCTGGGAGTCGGCCGCCCTCCGGCTCGACTGGGAGGACGTGCCCGGGCAGGACAAGCCCTGGCACACCGCCCACCGCCGCATCCCCGCCGACGCCGCGGCCGGCACCGGCCCGCAGATCACCTGGTTCGACGGCGGGAAGCTGAACGTCGCCTACAACTGCGTCGACCGCCATGTAGCGGCGGGACGCGGGGACAAGGTGGCCCTGTTCTTCGAGGGCGAGCCCGGCGACCGCCGCACCGTCACGTATGCCGAGTTGCAGCGCGAGGTCGCCCAGGCCGCCAACGCCCTGCTGGAGCTCGGAATCAGTCGGGGCGACCGGGTGGTCATCTACCTCCCGGTGATCCCTGAAACGGTGGTCATCGCCCTGGCCGCGGCCCGGATCGGCGCCATCCACTCGCTCGTCTTCGGCGGCTTTTCCGCCGAGGCGCTCAAGTTCCGGGTGGAGGACACCGGCGCCAAGCTCCTGGTCACCACGGACGGGCAGTTCCGCCGCGGCGCCGCCGTGCCCGTGAAGGCAAACGCAGACGCCGCCGTCGCCGGCGACAACGCCATTGAGCACATCCTGGTGGTCAACCGCACCACCCCCTCGGGCGAACTGGACACGGTCCCGATGACCGCGGGCCGCGACGTGTGGTGGCACGACGCCGTCGGGCGCGCTTCCGAGGTCCACGAAGCGGAGGCGTTCGACGCCGAAACGCCGCTGTTCATCATGTACACCTCCGGCACGACCGGCAAGCCCAAGGGCCTGGTCCACACCTCCGGCGGCTACCTCACGCAGGCGTCCTGGAGTTTCGAGCACCTCTTCAGCAACCCGGACCCCGCCCTGCGGGATGCGGACGTCCACTGGTGCACCGCGGACCTCGCCTGGGTCACCGCCCACACCTACGAGCTCTACGGCCCGCTCTCCAACGGCGCCACCCAGGTCATCTTCGAGGGCACCCCCAACACGCCCCACCCGGGCCGACACTTCGAAATCATCGAACGCTACGGCGTGACGCAGTACTACACCGCCCCCACCCTGGTCCGCTCCCTGATGGGCTGGTTCCCCGAGGGCGTCCCGGCCGACTACGACCTATCCTCCATCCGCCTGCTCGGCACCGTCGGCGAAGCCGTCAACCCCGAGGCGTGGCGCTGGTTCCGGGACAACGTCGGCGCCGGCACCGCCCCTGTCGTGGACACCTGGTGGCAGTCCGAGACCGGCGCCACCATCCTCTCCCCCGCCCCGACGGACACCGCGTTCAAGCCCGGCTGCGCGGCCAGGCCGCTGCCCGGCGTCGGCACCCGGATCGTCGACGCGGCCGGCAACACCGTCCCGCCGGGCGTGCAGGGCTTCATCGTGGTGGACGCCCCGGGCCCCGCGATCGCCCGGACCGTGTGGGGCAACCCGCGCCGCTACTTCGACTCCTACTGGCGCCAGTACGCGGACCAGGGCTGGTTCCTCGCCGGCGACGGCGCCAAATACGACGACGACGGCGACATCTGGATCCTCGGGCGCGTGGATGACACCCTCAACGTCTCCGGGCACCTGCTCTCCACGATCGAGATCGAATCGGCCCTCGTCTCCCATCCGGACGTGGTGGAGGCCGGCGTCTGCCCCGTCGCGGACCCCACGACCGGCCACGCCATCGTCGCATTCGTCGTGCTTCGCGAATCAGCGGCCACCCCCGATATCCACGGCGCGCTCAAGGCCCACGTCGCGACGGCGATCGGGCCGATCGCGAAGCCGCGCGACGTCGTCGTCGTTCCGGATGTGCCGAAGACCCGCAGCGGCAAGATCATGCGCCGGCTGCTGACCCAACTGTTCGAGGGGACCGCGCTCGGGGACACCACCTCGCTCCAGAACGAACCATCCATCGCGGACATCCAGGATGTCCTGCGAATCCGAAATACCCCAGAAGTAAGGAACACCCATGACTGA
- a CDS encoding MmcQ/YjbR family DNA-binding protein produces the protein MNVATLRRICLGFPGAFEDYPFGPETAVFKVRAAVDGGARHTAKMFALSALDPDDLAVSLKCEPALAEQLRAAHPEITGAWHLNKRHWNGVRLDGALADSMVRDMVEDSYDLVVATLSRRQQEQLGWTRLAGGQARP, from the coding sequence ATGAATGTCGCCACGCTGCGCCGGATTTGCCTGGGCTTTCCCGGCGCCTTCGAGGACTACCCGTTCGGCCCTGAAACGGCGGTCTTCAAAGTCCGCGCCGCGGTGGACGGCGGGGCCCGGCACACGGCCAAGATGTTCGCCCTGTCCGCGCTGGACCCTGACGACCTTGCCGTGAGCCTCAAATGCGAACCGGCCCTCGCCGAGCAACTGCGGGCCGCGCACCCGGAAATCACCGGTGCCTGGCACCTGAACAAGCGGCACTGGAACGGGGTGCGGCTGGACGGTGCGCTGGCCGACTCCATGGTCCGGGACATGGTGGAGGACTCCTATGACCTCGTTGTCGCCACCCTGAGCCGCCGCCAGCAGGAGCAACTCGGCTGGACCCGGCTCGCCGGCGGACAGGCCCGGCCATGA
- a CDS encoding aliphatic sulfonate ABC transporter substrate-binding protein — MPFARTSTRRPLSRRALLTAAGVSAALALTGCVAGEGSGQPAAGTNAAGATAAAGTLNIDFATYNPLSLVIKKKGWLETALKDQGVSVKWVQSAGSNKANEALRSGAIDVGSTAGSAALLAKANGSPIKAIDIFSQPEWAALVTKQGSAITKVSDLKGKSVAATKGTDPYFFLLQSLAEAGLSAKDVTVQNLQHADGRAALENGSVDAWSGLDPIMAGAEQKGATLFYRNLSFNTYGFLNATESFLKDKPQQAQAVVNAYEKARAWAAANPDETAQILAEAAGLDLAVAKTVVLQRSNLNVNPAPGEAQRKVLAKIGPTFVETGDVASQRQIDDAVASLLDDSLVKKADASAIKDS; from the coding sequence ATGCCCTTCGCCCGCACCAGCACCCGCCGTCCTCTCTCCCGCCGCGCCCTGCTCACGGCCGCGGGGGTGTCCGCCGCCCTGGCCCTGACCGGCTGCGTGGCCGGGGAAGGCTCCGGCCAGCCGGCCGCCGGCACCAACGCCGCGGGTGCCACCGCCGCGGCGGGCACCCTGAACATCGACTTCGCCACGTACAACCCGCTGAGCCTCGTGATCAAGAAAAAGGGCTGGCTGGAAACCGCGCTCAAGGACCAGGGTGTGAGCGTCAAGTGGGTCCAGTCCGCAGGCTCCAACAAGGCCAACGAGGCCCTGCGGTCGGGCGCGATCGACGTCGGCTCCACCGCCGGCTCCGCCGCGCTGCTGGCCAAGGCCAACGGTTCGCCGATCAAGGCCATCGACATCTTCTCCCAACCCGAGTGGGCGGCCCTCGTGACCAAGCAGGGTTCCGCCATCACCAAGGTGTCGGACCTCAAGGGCAAGTCGGTGGCGGCGACGAAGGGCACCGATCCGTACTTCTTCCTGCTCCAGTCGCTGGCCGAGGCCGGGCTGTCCGCCAAGGACGTCACGGTGCAGAACCTGCAGCACGCCGACGGCCGCGCCGCCCTGGAAAACGGCTCGGTGGACGCCTGGTCCGGCCTGGACCCGATCATGGCGGGTGCTGAGCAGAAGGGCGCCACGCTGTTTTACCGAAACCTCTCCTTCAACACCTACGGCTTCCTGAACGCCACGGAGTCCTTCCTCAAGGACAAGCCGCAGCAGGCGCAGGCCGTCGTCAACGCTTACGAGAAGGCCCGCGCCTGGGCCGCGGCGAACCCGGACGAGACCGCGCAGATCCTCGCCGAGGCCGCCGGCCTGGACCTCGCCGTCGCGAAGACCGTGGTCCTGCAGCGCAGCAACCTCAACGTCAACCCGGCCCCGGGCGAGGCGCAGCGCAAGGTCCTCGCCAAGATCGGGCCGACGTTTGTGGAGACCGGGGACGTTGCGAGCCAGCGGCAGATCGATGACGCCGTCGCCTCCCTGCTCGATGACTCGCTGGTCAAGAAGGCGGATGCATCCGCCATCAAGGACTCGTAA
- the sfnG gene encoding dimethylsulfone monooxygenase SfnG, whose product MTDISSVARLSEPLKFAYWVPNVSGGLVVSTIEQRTGWDFEYNKKLARIAENSGFEYALTQTRYAASYGADKQHEATSFSLALLAATERLKVISAVHPGMWHPGVLAKYIITADHISNGRAAVNIVSGWLKDEFTNFGLEWLEHDERYVRTEEFIRVLRGLWTEQDYSQSGKYYNINNFTLQPAPVDVPGRAHPEIFFGGNSTAAQATAGRVADWYFSNGKDLEGFKENIAGVVAAAGETRRGAEGALPNPRFGLNGFVIARDSEKEARDTLREIVEKAHKPAVEGFRAAVQEAGASTKDGKGMWADSSFEDLVQYNDGFKTQLIGTPEQIAERIVAYKKIGVNLFLTGYLHFQEEVAAFGADILPIVRELETDLARKSGVELDLSQTPAANVEVAA is encoded by the coding sequence ATGACTGACATCAGCAGCGTCGCCCGTCTTTCCGAACCGCTCAAGTTCGCCTACTGGGTCCCGAACGTCTCCGGCGGCCTGGTGGTCTCCACCATCGAACAGCGCACCGGCTGGGACTTCGAGTACAACAAGAAGCTGGCCCGGATCGCGGAGAACTCCGGCTTCGAATACGCCCTGACCCAGACCCGGTACGCCGCCTCCTACGGCGCCGACAAGCAGCACGAGGCGACGTCGTTCAGCCTGGCCCTCCTGGCCGCGACAGAACGCCTCAAGGTGATCTCCGCCGTGCACCCTGGCATGTGGCACCCCGGCGTGCTGGCCAAATACATCATCACCGCGGACCACATCTCCAACGGCCGCGCCGCCGTGAACATCGTCTCCGGCTGGCTCAAGGACGAGTTCACCAACTTCGGCCTTGAATGGCTGGAGCACGACGAGCGCTACGTCCGCACCGAGGAATTCATCCGGGTCCTCCGCGGGCTCTGGACCGAGCAGGACTACAGCCAGTCCGGCAAGTACTACAACATCAACAACTTCACCCTGCAGCCGGCCCCGGTGGACGTGCCGGGACGGGCGCACCCGGAGATCTTCTTCGGCGGCAACTCCACCGCGGCCCAGGCCACCGCCGGCCGGGTCGCCGACTGGTACTTCTCCAACGGCAAGGACCTCGAAGGCTTCAAGGAGAACATCGCCGGCGTCGTCGCGGCGGCCGGTGAGACCCGGCGCGGCGCTGAGGGGGCGCTACCCAACCCGAGGTTCGGCCTGAACGGCTTCGTGATTGCCCGCGATTCCGAGAAGGAAGCCCGCGACACCCTCCGCGAGATCGTCGAGAAGGCGCACAAGCCCGCCGTCGAGGGTTTCCGTGCCGCCGTGCAGGAGGCCGGCGCGTCCACGAAGGACGGCAAGGGGATGTGGGCCGATTCCAGCTTCGAGGACCTGGTCCAGTACAACGACGGCTTCAAGACCCAACTGATCGGAACCCCGGAGCAGATCGCCGAGCGGATCGTGGCTTACAAGAAGATCGGTGTGAACCTGTTCCTCACCGGCTACCTGCACTTCCAGGAGGAAGTCGCGGCGTTCGGCGCGGACATCCTGCCGATCGTGCGCGAGCTTGAGACGGACCTGGCCCGGAAGAGCGGCGTCGAACTGGACCTCTCGCAGACCCCGGCGGCAAATGTGGAGGTGGCCGCGTAA
- a CDS encoding ABC transporter ATP-binding protein, which produces MTAVLSPSPAGASADAPAGASHRTPALPVSFRGLRRAFGSGAEEHTVLREVNFDVRAGEVLAILGTSGCGKSTLLRAAAGLDAPSSGSVEIDGAPVQGVDSRCAFAFQEPRLLPWHTLQANIAIGLPTGVSARDGKAKVARLLGLVGLQDFAKHRPREVSGGMAQRASLARALARNPGVLLLDEPFGALDALTRIKMQDLLLEVHRAEPTTVLLVTHDVDEALQLADRIIVLGKESSGGPGAAAPGATIIRTVDVPGDRPRDRASAELAALRASLLASLGVDGH; this is translated from the coding sequence ATGACTGCTGTCCTGTCCCCCTCCCCGGCCGGGGCGTCCGCCGACGCACCCGCCGGGGCATCGCACCGCACCCCGGCCCTGCCGGTGTCCTTCCGCGGCCTGCGCCGGGCCTTCGGCTCGGGCGCCGAGGAGCACACCGTGCTGCGGGAGGTGAACTTCGACGTCCGCGCCGGTGAAGTCCTCGCCATCCTCGGCACGTCCGGCTGCGGGAAATCCACCCTGCTGCGCGCCGCGGCGGGCCTGGACGCCCCGAGCTCCGGGAGCGTGGAGATCGACGGCGCCCCGGTCCAGGGCGTGGATTCACGCTGCGCCTTCGCCTTCCAGGAGCCCCGCCTGCTGCCGTGGCACACCCTGCAGGCCAACATCGCCATCGGCCTGCCCACCGGCGTCAGCGCCCGCGACGGCAAGGCCAAGGTTGCCCGGCTCCTCGGACTCGTGGGCCTGCAGGACTTCGCCAAGCACCGGCCCCGCGAAGTGTCCGGCGGCATGGCCCAGCGCGCGTCGCTGGCCCGGGCGCTGGCGCGCAATCCCGGCGTCTTGCTGCTTGACGAGCCCTTTGGGGCCCTCGACGCCCTGACCAGGATCAAGATGCAGGACCTGCTGTTGGAGGTCCACCGCGCGGAGCCGACCACCGTGCTGCTCGTGACCCACGACGTCGACGAGGCCCTGCAGCTCGCCGACCGCATCATCGTCCTGGGCAAGGAAAGCAGCGGCGGACCAGGAGCCGCGGCACCCGGCGCCACCATCATCCGGACCGTGGACGTGCCCGGGGACCGCCCCCGCGACCGGGCATCGGCCGAGTTGGCCGCGCTGCGGGCCTCGCTCCTGGCGAGCCTCGGCGTCGACGGCCACTAG